CCGTGCTGGCCTTTCAGTGGCTAAGCCAGGGCGACGCGCAGCAGCAGGCAAAAGGAATGCTGCTGTGCCTGCTTCTCCTTGTACTGCTGGCCGCGCTGGCCGCCCTCGGGTACGGCCTCTGGAAAGCATGGCGTCGCACGATCCCGAATCTCGCGGGGACGCGCCCCCGTTCTCCACTCGTCCTGCCTGAGCGGGCATTCAGCGGGTTACTACCCGCGTGCGGCGTCCTGTGCGCTGCGGTACTGCTGATGCTGGCGGAAGGGGGCGACGTGGGCCCCGTGGAGACCAGCCTTTCCTTCGGCCTGCTGTCGAGCCTGATCGCCCTCATCGTCATTTTTCTCTGGCTGGAATGGGGACCGCAGCGCGGCGCAGCGTGGGTGTGGTCACCGCTCGCCCTTCCTGCGCTGCCGCTCGTCACCGGGCAATACTTTATTGCATTGCGTCTGGGACTCGACGGGCACTATGCCGCCGTGCTCTGGAGCCATCTGCTGTGGGTATTACCCTGGATGCTGCTGGTTCTGCAGCCCGCCTGGCGGCGGATCGATCCCCGGCTTATCCTTACCGCCAGAACGCTCGGCTGGCGACGGGCGAAAATATTCTTACTGCTGAAATGCCCCATGCTGGTGCGCCCGGCGCTGCTGGCCTTTGCCATTGGTTTTTCCGTCAGCATGGCGCAATACATGCCGACGCTCTGGCTTGGCGCGGGGCGTTTCGCCACGCTGACCACTGAAACCGTCGCGCTCAGCAGCGGGGGCAGCATCCCTGTTCTCGCTAACCGGGCGCTGGGATTACTGCTGGTCACGGGCACGGTGTTCGGTCTTGCCGCCCTGTTATCCCGGCTCGCGGGCCGCTACCGTCAAGGATTACGTTAATGCTGAAGGTAAAAGATCTCACCATCGAACCGCTTTTCCGCGAGGTCAATTTTTGCGTTCCTCGCGGGGAGATCGTTACCCTGATGGGGTCGTCCGGCAGCGGCAAATCGACCCTTTTTGCGTGGATGATCGGCGCACTGTCAGACGATTTCCAGGCGCGGGGCGAACTGTGGCTCGACGCGCGTCGCTGCGACGGCCTTCCCGTTGAATCACGCGGGCTGGGCATTCTCTTTCAGGACGCGCTGCTGTTTGAACCGTTCAGCGTCGGGCAAAATTTGCTGCTGGCCTTGCCTGAGCGGATCGTCGGGAGAGCGCGTCGGGAAGCGGTCGAGCAGGCGCTGGATTCCGCCGGGCTGAGCGGTCATTACGCCAGCGATCCGGCCACCCTTTCCGGCGGGGAGCGTGCCCGGGTCAGCCTGCTTCGCGCCCTGCTCGCAGAGCCGCAGGCGCTGCTGCTGGATGAACCGTTCAGCCGTCTCGATAAAACGCTGCGCATAGCGTTTCGGGAATGGGTTTTTGACGCCGTCCGCGCGCGCAATATCCCGGTGGTGCTGGTCACGCACGATGAGGATGATATTCCGCCCGGCGGCGAGCTGATTGAGATTTCTCGCTGGCAATGATGTGCTAACGCAATGTTTTCCGTTTCGGGAGAGACGACAATGCCCCCCTCTTTTACTGACGTCAGGTTATTCGATGAAACGTGTTTCTCAACTGACCGCGCTGGCCCTGCTCTGCGGCCTCGCGTCCTTTTCCTCTCTGGCGGCTGATATGCCCAACGCGATGACGCTCTCCCAGCTTCAGGCGCAGCACGGCACGCCTGTCGACACCCGTCCCAGCGCGTTTTACAACGGCTGGCCGCAGACCCTCAGCGGCCCCTCAGGACATGAACCCGCCGCACTCAACCTGGCTGCCGCCTGGCTGGGCGCAATGAGCGACGAGCAGATTGCGCTTTGGGCAAAACAGCATCAGCTTACGCCCGCGACGGCCATCGCCCTCTACGGCGACGAGAACGATAACCTGGCGGTGAAGTCCCGTCTGGAGAAAGCCGGATACCGCCACGTCTCGCTGCTCAGCGACGCTCTGCAGACGCCCGACCGCCTTCAGCGCCTGCCTCACTTTGAACAGCTGGTTTACCCGCAGTGGATCCACCGCCTCCAGCAGGGTAAACCCGTGACCGCCGCGCCGGCGGGTGACTGGAAAGTGATTGAAGCCGCCTGGGGCGCACCGAAGTTTTACCTGCTGAACCACATTCCCGGCGCGGGCTACATCGACACCAACGAGGTGGAGAGCGAGCCGCTGTGGAATAAAGTCTCCGACGACGCGCTGAAAGCGATGCTGGCAAGGCACGGGATCCGTCACGACACCACCGTCATTTTGTATGGCCGTGACGTTTACGCCGCCGCGCGCGTGGCGCAGATCATGCTGTATGCGGGCGTGAAGGATGTGCGTATTCTCGACGGCGGCTGGAAGGCGTGGTCGGATGCAGGCCTGCCGGTTGAGCGCGGCACGCCCGGCAAAGTGGCGCCAGCCCCCGATTTTGGCGCGCCGATCCCCGGCCAGCCGCAGCTGATGGTTGATATGGAACAGGCGCGGGGGATGCTGCACCGTCAGGATGCCTCCCTGGTCAGCATTCGTTCGTGGCCGGAGTTCATCGGCGAAACCAGCGGCTACAGCTACATCAAGCCAAAAGGTGAAATAGCCGGTGCCCGCTGGGGTCACGCGGGCAGCGACGCGACCCATATGGAAGATTTCCATAATCCGGATGGCACCATGCGCAGCGCGGACGATATCGCCGCCCAGTGGAAGCGCTGGAATATTCTGCCGGAACAGCACGTCGCGTTTTACTGCGGCACCGGGTGGCGGGCGTCAGAAACCTTTATGTACGCCCGGGCGATGGGCTGGAAGAATGTCGCCGTCTATGACGGCGGCTGGTACGAATGGAGCAGTCACCCGCAGAACCCGGTCACTACCGGAGAGCGCGGGCCAGAGAGTGCGCTCTAAGGGCTGAGTGACTTTAGCGTCACATAGCCGCTCCAGACGCGCGTTGTGGTGGTCAGCCAGCACAGCGCGCCGAATACCCACGCGAACAGCGTAAAGTGCGCCGGGAACAGGCAGCACAGCACGAACAGGGCGATGGTCTCCGTCCCTTCCGTTAACCCACCGATGTAATAAAACGACTTGTGCGCATAGCCGGGGTTGTCGATGTCGTGCTTCGCGGCCAGCGCCGCAAACGCCAGAAAACTGCTGCCGGTACCGATAAACGCAAACAGCAGCCAGGCGGCCGCAAGCGCATTCTCTGCGGGAGCCGCGAGCGCAAAGCCAAACGGCACCAGGGCGTAGAACAGAAAATCGAGCGCGATGTCGAGAAATCCGCCCGCGTCGGTCAGCCCTCTCCTCCGCGCCAGCGCGCCGTCCAGACCATCCAGCAGGCGGTTAAGCACGATGGCGGCCAGCGCCGCCGGATACCAGCCGAGGGCCAGAAACGGCAGCGCCAGCACGCCGAAGACAAACCCGGTCAGGGTCAATCCGTCGGGCGTGATGCCCGGCTTATCCAGCACGGAAACCAGACGATTCAGAACGGGCTTTACCCGCGGATGAAGATGACGGTCAAGCATGAGGAGTCTCGTTAAACGTGGCGCACAGCCCCTGCGCCGGAATATCCAGCGCGGCATTAAAGCGGGCGGAGAGATTCTGAAACGCAATCAGCGCCGTCATCTCGGTGATGGCATCATCCGTGAAGTGGCGCTTCAGCGCCGTTCTGACTGCCTCATCCGCCCGGGGCGGCGTGGCGGTCATCGCCTCGGCGTAGGCCAGCGCCGCGCGCTCTTGCTCGGTAAACAAGGCGGAATCCTGCCAGTCGCTCACGGCCTGAACCTTATCCAGCGCGCCGCAGCGCTCGGCCAGACGCAGGCTGTTGGCATCAATACAGAAAGCGCAGTGACAGAGCTGGGATACCCGCGTCATGAGCAGCGAACGCAGCGCGGGCGTCAGGCGCGCGTGACGACGCTCCAGAAAGCCGACAAACAGCGCCACCAGCCAGAACAGACGCGGCATGCGCCCCCACCAGCGGGTGGGATTCAGCACCGCGCCAAAATGTTTTTTCTGCATGGCGGCTATCGGTTTTAGGCTGGCGGGAAGGGATTCGAGGGGGGCAACCCAGGCGGTGGACTCTTTCACCTGATTCTCCTGTTTACTGGACTCTGAGAAAGGGCACGATAATATGTCTTTTTTCGCTATCAATTATTGACGACCATGCTGAAAACACTCGATGTCGTTGCCGCCATCATCGAAAAAGACGGCAACATTTTACTGGCGCAGCGCCCTGCCCACGCCGACCAGCCGGGAATGTGGGAATTTGCAGGCGGTAAAGTCGAGGCCGGAGAAACCCAGCCAGAAGCGCTTATCCGCGAGCTGCGTGAAGAGTTGGGCATTGACGCCCTGCCGGGGCAATACGTGGCAAGCCACCAGCGGGAAGTCTCGCAGCGGTTGATTAACCTGCATGCCTGGCACGTTCCTGCTTTTCGCGGCGAGCTCACGGCGCACTACCACAGCGCGCTCGCGTGGTGTACGCCGGAAGAGGCGTTTGGCTACGCCTTAGCCCCCGCGGATATTCCGCTGCTGGAAGCCTTTATTGTTTTACGCGACGCCAGACCAGCGGGTTCGTGCTGATGGCGCGCTCGTCGCGCTGGCACTGCAGCAGAATGCCGTCCGCTTTCACAACGGCCCCTTCCGAGTAGTTCTGATTCTGATAGATACAGCACTGATTACAGGGCTGCACCGTTTGATTCTGGCCGCTGGAGCTAAACACTTCCGGCGGCACATTCACTTCCACGTCCGGGAGAATGGGGTTGGCCTGCACGCCTGCAGTAAAGATCAGACATAACGCGGTGAGTAGATAACGTTTCATAGACACATCTTCCAGTAGTTCCTTGATAATGACTATAACGGTAAACCAGAGCCGAACCTTTAATTTATCTCTTCATCGCTTTTCGTTATGACGCCCGCCCTCTCATTAATTTCCCTTTCGTCATAAATTTCTGCTTGCCTCACAAAGCGGTACGGGTGGTATAGTCAAAAAAACAACACAAATCGCATAAGTAATAAACATAAAATACGATAAGAGGTTCTTATATCTATGGATCAGACACGCTCTCTGGAAAGTTTCCTTGCCCATGTTCAGCAGCGCGACCCGCACCAAAGCGAGTTCGCGCAGGCCGTGCGTGAAGTTATGACCACCCTGTGGCCCTTCCTTGAACAAAACCCGCGTTATCGCCAGATGTCTCTGCTTGAACGCCTTGTCGAGCCAGAGCGCGTGATCCAGTTCCGCGTGACGTGGGTTGACGATCGCAACCAGGTACAGGTTAACCGGGCGTGGCGCGTTCAGTTTAACTCGGCCATTGGCCCGTTTAAGGGCGGCATGCGTTTTCATCCGTCCGTGAACCTGTCGATTCTGAAATTCCTCGGCTTCGAGCAGACCTTTAAAAACGCCCTCACCACGCTACCGATGGGCGGCGGGAAAGGCGGCAGCGATTTCGACCCGAAAGGCAAAAGCGAAGGCGAAGTGATGCGCTTCTGCCAGGCGCTGATGACCGAACTCTACCGCCACCTCGGCCCGGATACCGACGTTCCTGCCGGTGATATCGGCGTGGGCGGACGTGAAGTGGGCTTTATGGCCGGGATGATGAAAAAGCTCTCCAACAACAGCGCCTGCGTCTTTACCGGCAAGGGGCTGTCGTTTGGCGGGAGCCTGATCCGCCCGGAAGCGACCGGGTACGGCCTGGTTTACTTCACCGAGGCGATGCTCAAGCGTCACGGTTTAGGCTTTGAAGGCATGCGCGTCGCGGTGTCCGGCTCCGGTAACGTGGCGCAGTACGCTATTGAGAAAGCGATGCAGCTTGGCGCTCGCGTGGTGACCGCCTCTGACTCCAGCGGCACGGTAGTGGATGAAGCGGGCTTCACGGCAGAGAAGCTGGCGCGCCTGTGTGAAATCAAAGCCAGCCGCGACGGTCGCGTGGCGGATTATGCCCGGGAGCTTGGCCTGACCTACCTGGAAGGGAAACAGCCGTGGGGCGTGCCGGTGGATATCGCCCTGCCGTGCGCAACGCAGAACGAGCTGGATGCGGACGCCGCGCGTACCCTGATTAGCAACGGCGTAAAAGCGGTGGCCGAAGGGGCGAATATGCCGACCACCATCGACGCGACGGACCTGTTCCTGGAAGCGGGCGTGCTGTTTGCGCCGGGCAAGGCCGCTAACGCGGGCGGCGTGGCGACCTCCGGCCTCGAGATGGCGCAAAACGCCGCGCGTCTCGGCTGGAAGGCGGAAAAAGTGGATGCACGCCTGCACCACATCATGCTGGATATTCACCATGCCTGCGTGGAGTACGGCGGCGAGGCGTCGCAAACCAACTACGTGCGCGGGGCGAATATCGCCGGGTTCGTGAAGGTGGCGGATGCGATGATTGGTCAGGGCGTGATTTAAGGTTTATCGCGTGCGGCCGGGAGCCCTCACCCCGGCCCTCTCCCACAGGGAGAGGGAGAAAACCGGGCGTATCAGGCCGCGCTCTTTTTCTTCTTGAACGGTTTCTTCGCGCCGCCACCGGGCGCAACCATCCCTCTGAACGTTTTCACCGGCGTGCTGCGCGCCTGATCGATCAGCTGGTAAAGCGTCCCGACCAGCGGCTGCATAAAGTCCTGATAGCGGCACTGCTTCTCGCTGATCTGCGTCAGCACCGATTCCCAGTGCGCGGTCATGTCCGGCCTCGCGGCCAGCTCCGGCAGAGAATGAATCAGCGCCCGGCCCGGTTCCGTTGAGTGGATGTAGCGTCCCTTTTTCTCCAGGAAGCCGCGCTTAAAGAGCAGCTCGATGATCCCCGCTCGCGTCGCTTCCGTCCCCAGACCGTCGGTGGCGCGCAGGATCTTCTTCAGATCTTTATCCTGCACAAACCGGGCGATCCCGGTCATCGCCGACAGCAGTGTCGCATCGGTGAAATGGCGCGGCGGCTGGGTCTGACGTTCAACCACTTCGCCCTTCTCGCACAGCAGTTCGTCATCTTTGGCGACCACCGGCAGCGGCGTGCCGTCGTTCTCTTCGTCGCGCTCTTTGTTACCCAGCAGCGTGCGCCAGCCCGCTTCCGCGAGGAAACGCGCTTTGGCGATAAACTTGCCTTTGGCAATCTCAAGCTCAATCACGCACTTACGGAATACCGCGTCCGGGCAGAACTGCATCAGGTACTGACGGGCGATCAGGTTATAGACCTTCGCTTCGTTATCCGTCAGGTTGACGCTGCTGGCGCGCGCCGTCGGGATAATCGCGTGGTGGGCATCGACTTTTTTGTCGTCCCAGCAGCGGTTATGGGTGTCCGGATTCACCGCCGGCTGCGGGAGCAGATCCGGCGCGTGGACGCTGATGGCGTTCATCACCGAATGGCGTCCGGCAAAGTGCTCTTCCGGCAGATAGCGGCTGTCCGAACGCGGATAGGTGATGAGCTTGTGGGTTTCGTAGAGCTTCTGGCAGATGTCCAGCACGTTCTGCG
This region of Enterobacter asburiae genomic DNA includes:
- a CDS encoding thiamine ABC transporter permease; the encoded protein is MAASLRHPLSGLVWLAMAVIYLPILPAGVMLFAPALSAANWQRLLNDPQLPQATVATLVSTLIATLGALLIALFFVCLLWPGQRWRRLTTRLPWLLAIPHVAFATSALLLFAEGGLFYQLCTICTAPFDRYGVGLGLTLAVKESAFVLWAIYAVLPEKRLAQQKIVLQTFGYGRYQTLSWLILPAIAPVLGAVMLAVLAWSLSVVDVAIVLGPGNPPTLAVLAFQWLSQGDAQQQAKGMLLCLLLLVLLAALAALGYGLWKAWRRTIPNLAGTRPRSPLVLPERAFSGLLPACGVLCAAVLLMLAEGGDVGPVETSLSFGLLSSLIALIVIFLWLEWGPQRGAAWVWSPLALPALPLVTGQYFIALRLGLDGHYAAVLWSHLLWVLPWMLLVLQPAWRRIDPRLILTARTLGWRRAKIFLLLKCPMLVRPALLAFAIGFSVSMAQYMPTLWLGAGRFATLTTETVALSSGGSIPVLANRALGLLLVTGTVFGLAALLSRLAGRYRQGLR
- a CDS encoding ATP-binding cassette domain-containing protein codes for the protein MLKVKDLTIEPLFREVNFCVPRGEIVTLMGSSGSGKSTLFAWMIGALSDDFQARGELWLDARRCDGLPVESRGLGILFQDALLFEPFSVGQNLLLALPERIVGRARREAVEQALDSAGLSGHYASDPATLSGGERARVSLLRALLAEPQALLLDEPFSRLDKTLRIAFREWVFDAVRARNIPVVLVTHDEDDIPPGGELIEISRWQ
- a CDS encoding sulfurtransferase codes for the protein MKRVSQLTALALLCGLASFSSLAADMPNAMTLSQLQAQHGTPVDTRPSAFYNGWPQTLSGPSGHEPAALNLAAAWLGAMSDEQIALWAKQHQLTPATAIALYGDENDNLAVKSRLEKAGYRHVSLLSDALQTPDRLQRLPHFEQLVYPQWIHRLQQGKPVTAAPAGDWKVIEAAWGAPKFYLLNHIPGAGYIDTNEVESEPLWNKVSDDALKAMLARHGIRHDTTVILYGRDVYAAARVAQIMLYAGVKDVRILDGGWKAWSDAGLPVERGTPGKVAPAPDFGAPIPGQPQLMVDMEQARGMLHRQDASLVSIRSWPEFIGETSGYSYIKPKGEIAGARWGHAGSDATHMEDFHNPDGTMRSADDIAAQWKRWNILPEQHVAFYCGTGWRASETFMYARAMGWKNVAVYDGGWYEWSSHPQNPVTTGERGPESAL
- a CDS encoding CDP-alcohol phosphatidyltransferase family protein translates to MLDRHLHPRVKPVLNRLVSVLDKPGITPDGLTLTGFVFGVLALPFLALGWYPAALAAIVLNRLLDGLDGALARRRGLTDAGGFLDIALDFLFYALVPFGFALAAPAENALAAAWLLFAFIGTGSSFLAFAALAAKHDIDNPGYAHKSFYYIGGLTEGTETIALFVLCCLFPAHFTLFAWVFGALCWLTTTTRVWSGYVTLKSLSP
- a CDS encoding carboxymuconolactone decarboxylase family protein encodes the protein MKESTAWVAPLESLPASLKPIAAMQKKHFGAVLNPTRWWGRMPRLFWLVALFVGFLERRHARLTPALRSLLMTRVSQLCHCAFCIDANSLRLAERCGALDKVQAVSDWQDSALFTEQERAALAYAEAMTATPPRADEAVRTALKRHFTDDAITEMTALIAFQNLSARFNAALDIPAQGLCATFNETPHA
- a CDS encoding pyrimidine (deoxy)nucleoside triphosphate diphosphatase translates to MLKTLDVVAAIIEKDGNILLAQRPAHADQPGMWEFAGGKVEAGETQPEALIRELREELGIDALPGQYVASHQREVSQRLINLHAWHVPAFRGELTAHYHSALAWCTPEEAFGYALAPADIPLLEAFIVLRDARPAGSC
- a CDS encoding DUF1496 domain-containing protein, translated to MKRYLLTALCLIFTAGVQANPILPDVEVNVPPEVFSSSGQNQTVQPCNQCCIYQNQNYSEGAVVKADGILLQCQRDERAISTNPLVWRRVKQ
- the gdhA gene encoding NADP-specific glutamate dehydrogenase; translated protein: MDQTRSLESFLAHVQQRDPHQSEFAQAVREVMTTLWPFLEQNPRYRQMSLLERLVEPERVIQFRVTWVDDRNQVQVNRAWRVQFNSAIGPFKGGMRFHPSVNLSILKFLGFEQTFKNALTTLPMGGGKGGSDFDPKGKSEGEVMRFCQALMTELYRHLGPDTDVPAGDIGVGGREVGFMAGMMKKLSNNSACVFTGKGLSFGGSLIRPEATGYGLVYFTEAMLKRHGLGFEGMRVAVSGSGNVAQYAIEKAMQLGARVVTASDSSGTVVDEAGFTAEKLARLCEIKASRDGRVADYARELGLTYLEGKQPWGVPVDIALPCATQNELDADAARTLISNGVKAVAEGANMPTTIDATDLFLEAGVLFAPGKAANAGGVATSGLEMAQNAARLGWKAEKVDARLHHIMLDIHHACVEYGGEASQTNYVRGANIAGFVKVADAMIGQGVI
- a CDS encoding DNA topoisomerase III, coding for MRLFIAEKPSLARAIADVLPKPHRKGDGFIECGNGQVVTWCIGHLLEQAQPDVYDSRYARWNLNDLPIVPEKWRLQPRPSVTKQLNVIKRFLHDAAEIVHAGDPDREGQLLVDEVLDYLELAPEKRQQVQRCLINDLNPQAVERAISRLRANSEFIPLCVSALARARADWLYGINMTRAYTILGRNAGYQGVLSVGRVQTPVLGLVVRRDEEIENFVAKDFFEVKAHIVTPKDERFTAVWQPSDACESYQDEEGRLLHRPLADHVVNRITGQPAIVTSYNDKRESEPAPLPFSLSALQIEAAKKFGLSAQNVLDICQKLYETHKLITYPRSDSRYLPEEHFAGRHSVMNAISVHAPDLLPQPAVNPDTHNRCWDDKKVDAHHAIIPTARASSVNLTDNEAKVYNLIARQYLMQFCPDAVFRKCVIELEIAKGKFIAKARFLAEAGWRTLLGNKERDEENDGTPLPVVAKDDELLCEKGEVVERQTQPPRHFTDATLLSAMTGIARFVQDKDLKKILRATDGLGTEATRAGIIELLFKRGFLEKKGRYIHSTEPGRALIHSLPELAARPDMTAHWESVLTQISEKQCRYQDFMQPLVGTLYQLIDQARSTPVKTFRGMVAPGGGAKKPFKKKKSAA